The following proteins come from a genomic window of Gemmatimonadota bacterium:
- a CDS encoding ATP-binding cassette domain-containing protein: protein MISFEALTKRYGDLTAVWALSLEVRPGEVYALLGPNGAGKTTALRCLATLLVPTLGTARVDGCDVRDDPHEVRRRIGFLAASMGLYERLTARELVRYFAQLHGLEGPACEARVDETVRIFGIESFQDRYCGKLSTGQRQRVSIARSIVHDPPALILDEPTLGLDVLSGETIYRFIDAERSRGKAILFSTHQMAEVELLADRVGVLSRGKLVAEGTVDELIERAGETNLARAFLRLLEA from the coding sequence ATGATCTCCTTCGAAGCCCTGACCAAGCGCTATGGCGACCTCACGGCCGTCTGGGCCTTGTCCCTGGAGGTTCGGCCGGGCGAGGTCTATGCGCTGCTCGGGCCCAATGGGGCAGGGAAGACCACGGCGCTGCGCTGTCTGGCCACCCTGCTGGTACCCACCCTGGGGACCGCCCGCGTGGACGGGTGCGACGTTCGGGACGACCCCCACGAGGTCCGGCGCAGGATCGGGTTTCTGGCGGCGTCGATGGGCCTGTACGAGCGGCTGACCGCCCGGGAGTTGGTGCGCTACTTCGCGCAACTGCACGGGTTGGAGGGGCCGGCCTGTGAGGCGCGCGTCGACGAGACCGTCCGCATCTTCGGGATCGAGTCGTTTCAGGACCGCTATTGCGGCAAGCTGTCGACGGGGCAGCGCCAGCGCGTCTCCATCGCGCGCTCCATCGTCCACGATCCGCCCGCGTTGATCCTGGACGAGCCCACCCTCGGCCTCGACGTGCTTTCGGGTGAGACCATCTACCGGTTCATCGACGCCGAGCGCAGTCGGGGCAAGGCCATCCTCTTCTCCACGCACCAGATGGCCGAGGTCGAGCTGCTGGCCGATCGCGTCGGCGTGCTGTCGCGGGGAAAGCTGGTTGCGGAAGGGACGGTGGACGAGCTGATCGAGCGTGCGGGTGAAACCAATCTGGCGCGCGCCTTCCTGCGCCTGCTGGAGGCGTGA
- a CDS encoding sigma-70 family RNA polymerase sigma factor: protein MSEAQLIRRACDGDGRAVRALYERYSPRVYAVVRRIAADEDLAHDYAQEAWIRAIRALPTFRGDARFSTWLHRIAVNSALQALRRAETRTRREQPMPETVPVPPASGDALLQQQLEGALNRLPEGMREVLILHDVEGYTHEEIGDLLGVTAGTSKSQLFKARAKMRAMLAPIGDDVGSSGAEAWSL, encoded by the coding sequence TTGAGCGAAGCCCAGTTGATCCGTCGGGCCTGCGACGGCGACGGCCGCGCGGTGAGGGCGTTGTACGAACGCTACTCCCCGCGGGTGTACGCCGTGGTGCGCCGGATCGCTGCGGACGAGGACCTCGCGCACGACTACGCGCAGGAGGCGTGGATCCGGGCCATACGGGCCCTTCCCACCTTCCGCGGAGATGCCCGGTTCTCCACCTGGCTCCACCGGATCGCGGTCAACTCGGCCCTGCAGGCCCTGCGCAGGGCCGAGACCAGGACCCGCCGCGAGCAGCCCATGCCGGAGACGGTCCCGGTACCACCCGCGTCCGGCGATGCCCTGCTCCAGCAACAGCTGGAGGGCGCTCTGAACCGCCTCCCCGAGGGCATGCGGGAGGTCCTGATCCTCCACGACGTGGAGGGCTACACCCACGAGGAGATCGGTGACCTCCTCGGCGTAACGGCAGGCACGTCCAAGTCACAGTTGTTCAAGGCGCGCGCGAAGATGCGCGCGATGTTGGCCCCCATCGGGGACGATGTGGGCTCTTCAGGAGCGGAAGCATGGAGCCTTTGA